The following proteins are encoded in a genomic region of Pikeienuella piscinae:
- the gspD gene encoding type II secretion system secretin GspD has protein sequence MIFVSVGILSTRRLAAPLLTFALMACVEGQGLAPPFSDAGHLGEPDAAGAAAGGPNASIIAEAGAGRAGGGATLLGQSRGGASGATLLAGDPPLAGEPISLAIEEAQISEAAAIVLGDALNLPYVVAPEARGTISFRTAAPLAPNDLLSAFRGALEARGFSLVRVNSVWRIAPAGAGAGATGDTELIPLRYIAPEEIAKALELALPADRIRVVTGPSGNAVVVTGSAEERDLARATVAALDIDALAGNSVMLVGLTHAPADALAAELSAIFGGDASPGVRNDEGPIKAGGLRIVPLVRLSAVMLLARDGATLDRAFAWVRRLDQPRKAEAQRLFVYRVQNRPAASLAEALNALFAGQAVEGETAAPVDFRGEPAPRIVVDAEKNALVISAASRQFDTLVDLIRQLDSAPLQVLVETTILEVTLGDSLRYGVQYAFSVGELFNDRDGVVTLTNTGAQITPQFPGFAFTIGTSLGAEAIIEALDSVTDLTVVSSPKLLVRDGQTATLQIGDQVPIVTQTAEGFDDNARIVNAVEYRDTGVTLRVTPRVNSGGFVSLEVDQEVSSVTATTTSGIDSPTISRRSVTTDVTIRSGQTVVLGGLIQDSSSAGRNGIPVLGEIPVLGAAFGRRNQSAGRTELLALLRPHILASPEQAEDLTSRLRAEFEAIARSSAVRLRTPGRTKLPDFSAANQ, from the coding sequence ATGATCTTTGTTTCGGTGGGAATTCTCTCCACGCGCCGCCTCGCGGCGCCGCTGCTGACATTCGCGCTGATGGCCTGCGTGGAGGGACAGGGGCTCGCGCCGCCCTTCTCCGACGCGGGGCATCTTGGCGAGCCGGACGCAGCGGGCGCCGCCGCCGGCGGACCAAACGCCTCGATCATCGCCGAAGCCGGCGCCGGACGCGCCGGCGGCGGCGCGACGCTGCTCGGCCAGTCGCGCGGCGGCGCGTCGGGCGCGACGCTGCTCGCCGGCGATCCGCCGCTCGCCGGAGAGCCGATCAGCCTCGCCATCGAGGAGGCGCAGATTTCCGAGGCCGCCGCCATCGTCCTCGGCGACGCGCTCAACCTGCCCTATGTCGTCGCACCCGAAGCAAGGGGAACGATCAGTTTTCGAACAGCGGCGCCATTGGCGCCGAACGATCTGCTCTCCGCCTTTCGCGGCGCGCTGGAAGCGCGCGGATTCTCGCTGGTCCGCGTCAACAGCGTCTGGCGTATCGCGCCCGCCGGCGCGGGCGCCGGCGCGACCGGCGACACCGAACTGATCCCGCTCCGCTACATCGCGCCGGAGGAGATCGCCAAGGCGCTGGAGCTCGCCCTGCCGGCGGACCGCATCCGCGTCGTGACCGGGCCGAGCGGAAACGCCGTCGTCGTCACCGGCTCGGCGGAGGAGCGCGACCTCGCCCGCGCCACCGTCGCAGCGCTCGACATCGACGCTCTGGCGGGAAATTCGGTGATGCTCGTCGGCCTGACGCACGCGCCCGCCGACGCGCTCGCGGCGGAACTTTCCGCGATCTTCGGCGGCGACGCCTCGCCCGGCGTCCGCAACGACGAAGGACCGATCAAGGCGGGCGGGCTCCGCATCGTGCCGCTGGTCCGGCTCAGCGCCGTCATGCTGCTGGCGCGCGACGGCGCGACGCTCGACCGCGCCTTCGCCTGGGTTCGCCGGCTCGACCAGCCGCGCAAGGCCGAGGCGCAGCGGCTCTTCGTCTATCGCGTGCAGAACCGACCAGCCGCCTCGCTCGCTGAGGCGTTGAACGCGCTCTTCGCCGGTCAGGCGGTGGAGGGCGAGACCGCCGCGCCGGTCGATTTTCGCGGCGAGCCGGCGCCGCGAATCGTCGTCGACGCGGAGAAGAACGCGCTCGTCATCTCCGCCGCCTCGCGCCAGTTCGACACTCTGGTCGATCTGATCCGCCAACTCGACAGCGCCCCGCTCCAGGTGCTGGTCGAGACGACGATCCTTGAGGTGACGCTCGGCGACAGCCTGCGCTACGGCGTGCAATACGCCTTCTCGGTCGGCGAGCTCTTCAACGATCGCGACGGCGTGGTGACGCTGACCAACACCGGCGCCCAAATCACGCCCCAGTTCCCCGGTTTCGCCTTCACCATCGGCACGAGTCTCGGCGCAGAGGCGATCATCGAGGCGCTGGACAGCGTCACCGATCTCACCGTCGTCTCCTCGCCCAAACTCCTGGTGCGCGACGGGCAGACGGCGACGCTGCAGATCGGCGACCAGGTGCCCATCGTGACCCAGACGGCCGAGGGTTTCGACGACAACGCGCGCATCGTCAACGCCGTCGAATACCGCGACACCGGCGTCACGCTCCGGGTGACGCCGCGCGTGAACTCCGGCGGATTCGTCAGTCTCGAGGTGGATCAGGAAGTCTCCTCGGTCACAGCGACGACCACTTCCGGCATCGACAGCCCCACGATCAGCCGCCGCTCCGTCACGACCGACGTCACCATTCGCTCGGGTCAGACGGTGGTGCTCGGCGGACTGATCCAGGACAGTTCCTCGGCGGGGCGGAACGGCATTCCAGTGCTCGGCGAAATTCCGGTGCTCGGCGCCGCATTCGGGAGGCGGAACCAGTCCGCAGGCCGGACCGAACTGCTCGCGCTGCTGCGCCCGCACATCCTCGCCTCGCCAGAACAGGCGGAGGATTTGACCTCGCGGCTTCGCGCTGAATTCGAAGCGATCGCACGCAGTTCAGCTGTCCGGCTCCGCACGCCGGGGCGCACCAAGCTCCCTGATTTCAGCGCCGCCAATCAGTAA
- a CDS encoding ABC transporter transmembrane domain-containing protein, giving the protein MAEVREKSRTVKPLKALAPFLAPYRVWIVGALGALVSTATLSLILPLAVRRVIDGFSEESTALMDEYFAAAIAIAALLAVATALRYWLVTRLGERVIADIRRAVYDHVIGLSPGFYERVMTGEVISRLTTDTTLLLSVISSSVSIALRNVLMFVGGMGLMVWTSPKLAGFSLLIVPLVVAPILILGRRVRKLSRESQDRVADSSAQASETLLAAQTVQAFTAEDASRSRFGALTEAAFDAARKRVAVRAWMTAIVIFLVFTGVVGVLWIGARDVRAGAMSPGELAQFLIYAVLVSGAVGALAEIWGELQRAAGATDRLVEMLATPDPVAAASPPAPLPERPAGAIVFKDVSFCYPQRPATAALSHFDLTIRPGETVALVGPSGAGKTTVFQLLQRFYDADQGEVLIDGVDVAKADPAALRARIALVPQEPVIFATSARENIRFGRPGASDEDVEAAARAAAAHEFIAALPEGYDSFVGERGVMLSGGQKQRIAIARAILRDAPVLLLDEATSALDAESERLVQYAVAALAEGRTTIVIAHRLATVKQADRIVVMEGGRIVATGGHDALVAEGGLYARLARLQFTEGAAA; this is encoded by the coding sequence ATGGCCGAGGTGAGAGAAAAATCGAGGACGGTGAAGCCGCTGAAGGCGCTGGCGCCCTTTCTCGCCCCCTACCGCGTCTGGATCGTCGGCGCGCTGGGCGCGCTCGTTTCGACCGCGACGCTGAGTCTGATCCTGCCGCTCGCGGTGCGCCGGGTGATCGACGGGTTCTCCGAGGAGAGCACGGCGCTTATGGACGAGTATTTCGCCGCGGCGATCGCGATCGCCGCGCTCCTCGCGGTCGCGACCGCGCTCCGCTACTGGCTGGTGACGCGGCTGGGCGAACGCGTGATCGCGGATATCCGCCGCGCGGTCTATGACCACGTGATCGGCTTGAGCCCGGGTTTCTACGAGCGGGTGATGACGGGCGAGGTGATCTCGCGCCTCACAACGGATACGACCCTTCTGCTCTCGGTGATTTCTTCTTCGGTCTCCATCGCGCTTCGCAACGTTTTGATGTTCGTCGGCGGGATGGGGTTGATGGTCTGGACCTCGCCGAAGCTCGCCGGGTTTTCGCTGCTGATCGTGCCGTTGGTGGTGGCGCCGATCCTAATCCTCGGGCGACGGGTGCGGAAGCTGAGCCGCGAGAGCCAGGATCGGGTCGCCGATAGCTCCGCTCAGGCCTCCGAGACGCTGCTCGCGGCGCAGACGGTGCAGGCGTTCACCGCCGAGGACGCGAGCCGGTCGCGGTTCGGCGCGCTGACGGAGGCGGCGTTCGACGCTGCGCGAAAGCGGGTCGCAGTGCGGGCTTGGATGACAGCGATCGTCATTTTTCTCGTATTCACCGGTGTCGTAGGGGTGCTCTGGATCGGGGCGAGGGATGTGCGCGCCGGGGCGATGAGCCCGGGCGAACTGGCGCAATTCCTGATCTACGCGGTTCTCGTCTCGGGCGCCGTTGGAGCGCTGGCCGAGATATGGGGCGAATTGCAGCGCGCAGCCGGCGCGACCGACCGGCTGGTCGAGATGCTCGCGACGCCGGATCCGGTCGCCGCCGCATCACCCCCTGCGCCGCTGCCGGAGCGGCCGGCCGGCGCGATCGTTTTCAAAGATGTCTCCTTTTGTTATCCGCAACGCCCGGCGACCGCCGCGCTATCACATTTCGATCTTACAATCCGCCCGGGAGAGACGGTTGCGCTGGTCGGTCCGTCGGGGGCCGGCAAGACGACGGTGTTTCAGCTCCTTCAACGCTTCTATGACGCCGATCAGGGCGAGGTCCTGATCGACGGTGTGGACGTTGCTAAAGCCGATCCGGCGGCGCTTCGCGCGCGCATCGCGCTGGTGCCGCAGGAGCCGGTGATCTTCGCCACTTCGGCGCGCGAGAATATTCGCTTCGGCCGGCCCGGCGCCTCAGATGAAGATGTGGAGGCGGCGGCGCGCGCCGCCGCCGCGCATGAGTTCATCGCCGCGCTGCCGGAGGGCTACGACAGTTTCGTCGGCGAGCGCGGCGTGATGCTCTCCGGTGGCCAAAAGCAGCGCATCGCCATCGCGCGCGCGATTCTGCGTGATGCGCCGGTGCTTCTGCTCGACGAGGCGACTTCGGCGCTGGACGCGGAATCCGAACGCCTTGTACAGTACGCGGTCGCGGCGCTGGCGGAAGGGCGGACGACGATCGTCATCGCGCACCGACTGGCGACGGTGAAGCAGGCGGACAGGATCGTTGTGATGGAGGGCGGACGGATCGTTGCGACCGGTGGTCACGACGCATTGGTCGCGGAGGGAGGGCTTTACGCGCGGCTCGCGCGCCTACAATTCACGGAAGGCGCTGCGGCGTAG
- the metG gene encoding methionine--tRNA ligase yields the protein MARILITSALPYINGIKHLGNLVGSQLPADVHARYMRQRGHEVLFICATDEHGTPAELAAAAANQPVADFCAEMWGMQKRIADGFRLSFDHFGRSSSARNHRLTQHFAERLSGAGLIDEVEEKQVYSNADHRFLPDRYIEGTCPNCGYERARGDQCENCTKQLDPTDLINPRSAISGSTDLEVRTTKHLHLRQSAMREHLREWIDSQSGWPILTTSIAKKWLDDGEGLQDRSITRDLDWGIPVRKGEKPWPGMEGKVFYVWFDAPIEYIAATAEWADAHGLGEAAWRRWWRTDEGADDVRYVQFMAKDNIPFHTLSFPATLMGSAEPWKLVDYVKGFNWLLYEGGKFSTSQGRGVFMDQALEILPADYWRWWLLSNAPEGGDADFTWENFQNGVNKDLADVLGNFVSRVTKFCRARFGETVPEGGAPGPEEAALAAELDAKLKDYERAMEAIEIRRAAQALRAIWVAGNEYLQRAEPWAKFKTEPEAAAMVIRTALNLVRLYGVLSRPFIPDAAEAMLAALGLEADQPWPEDAASALDALAPGHGFETPEVLFAKIDDESRAGLEARFAGDE from the coding sequence ATGGCGCGCATTCTCATCACCTCCGCCCTGCCCTACATCAACGGCATCAAGCATCTCGGGAATCTCGTCGGCTCTCAGCTGCCGGCGGATGTCCACGCGCGCTACATGCGCCAGCGCGGTCATGAAGTCCTCTTCATCTGCGCCACTGACGAGCACGGCACCCCGGCGGAGCTCGCCGCCGCGGCGGCCAACCAGCCCGTCGCGGATTTCTGCGCCGAGATGTGGGGCATGCAGAAACGGATAGCCGACGGCTTCCGGCTGTCCTTCGATCATTTCGGTCGCTCGTCTTCGGCTCGCAATCACCGGCTGACGCAGCATTTCGCCGAGCGGCTCTCCGGCGCCGGCCTTATCGACGAAGTCGAAGAGAAGCAGGTTTACTCCAACGCCGACCACCGCTTCCTTCCCGACCGCTATATCGAGGGAACCTGCCCGAATTGCGGTTATGAGCGCGCCCGCGGCGATCAGTGCGAGAACTGCACCAAGCAACTCGACCCGACCGACCTGATCAACCCTCGCTCTGCGATCTCCGGCTCGACCGATCTTGAAGTCAGGACGACCAAGCATCTCCACCTTCGCCAGTCGGCGATGCGCGAACATCTCAGGGAATGGATCGACAGCCAGAGCGGCTGGCCGATCCTCACCACCTCGATCGCGAAGAAATGGCTGGATGACGGTGAAGGGTTGCAGGACCGCTCGATCACCCGCGATCTCGACTGGGGCATCCCCGTCCGCAAGGGCGAGAAGCCTTGGCCGGGGATGGAAGGCAAGGTCTTCTACGTCTGGTTCGACGCCCCGATCGAATACATCGCCGCGACGGCGGAATGGGCCGACGCGCACGGGCTGGGCGAGGCCGCTTGGCGGCGCTGGTGGCGCACCGACGAGGGCGCGGATGACGTCCGTTATGTCCAGTTCATGGCGAAGGATAACATCCCCTTCCACACGCTGAGCTTCCCGGCGACGCTGATGGGCTCCGCAGAGCCATGGAAGCTGGTCGACTACGTCAAGGGGTTCAACTGGCTGCTCTACGAGGGCGGAAAGTTCTCCACCTCGCAGGGGCGCGGGGTATTCATGGATCAGGCGCTGGAGATCCTGCCCGCGGATTACTGGCGCTGGTGGCTCCTCTCCAACGCGCCGGAGGGCGGCGACGCCGATTTCACCTGGGAGAATTTCCAGAATGGCGTGAACAAGGATCTCGCCGACGTCCTGGGCAATTTCGTTTCCCGCGTCACCAAGTTCTGCCGCGCCCGGTTCGGCGAAACGGTTCCCGAGGGCGGCGCGCCAGGGCCGGAGGAAGCCGCGCTTGCCGCCGAACTCGACGCGAAGCTGAAAGACTACGAGCGCGCGATGGAGGCGATCGAGATTCGCCGCGCCGCGCAAGCGCTCCGCGCGATTTGGGTCGCCGGCAACGAGTATCTTCAGCGGGCGGAGCCCTGGGCGAAATTCAAGACCGAACCGGAAGCGGCGGCGATGGTGATCAGGACTGCGCTCAACCTCGTCCGGCTCTACGGCGTCCTCTCGCGCCCGTTCATCCCCGACGCGGCGGAGGCGATGCTCGCCGCGCTCGGGTTGGAGGCCGACCAGCCCTGGCCGGAAGACGCCGCCTCCGCGCTTGACGCCCTCGCCCCGGGTCACGGTTTCGAGACCCCCGAAGTGCTCTTCGCCAAGATCGACGACGAGAGCCGCGCCGGACTCGAAGCACGTTTCGCCGGCGATGAATAG
- a CDS encoding class I SAM-dependent methyltransferase, with amino-acid sequence MRELPHTLTEKHLSDCKAYPDRLELISSFGRGGVVAEVGVARGSFSQSIFNATGPERLILIDYWREGKYAHGKAPNAEKGKGIVGSDYEHVKSRFSKHIESGRVRLIRDWSWGGLKQIEDAQLDWVYIDAGHDFDSVTKDLMAVLPKMKPGGIIAGHDYVRWGRFGYRCGVIEAVTKFCVEQEFKIIGLTFERQYPPSYALQKI; translated from the coding sequence TTGAGAGAGCTTCCCCACACTCTCACGGAGAAACATTTATCTGACTGCAAGGCTTATCCTGACCGCTTGGAGCTTATTTCAAGCTTCGGGCGCGGCGGCGTTGTCGCGGAAGTTGGGGTCGCTCGTGGAAGCTTTTCTCAGAGCATATTCAATGCCACAGGGCCCGAGCGTCTGATCCTGATTGACTACTGGAGGGAGGGAAAATACGCGCACGGAAAGGCTCCTAATGCTGAGAAAGGTAAGGGTATTGTTGGAAGCGATTATGAACACGTCAAGTCGAGATTCAGTAAACATATTGAAAGTGGCCGAGTAAGGCTGATCCGAGATTGGTCGTGGGGTGGTTTGAAGCAGATTGAAGATGCTCAACTGGATTGGGTCTATATAGATGCGGGGCATGATTTCGACAGTGTAACGAAGGACCTCATGGCGGTGTTGCCCAAAATGAAGCCCGGTGGAATCATTGCAGGACACGACTATGTGCGATGGGGGCGTTTTGGATATCGTTGCGGCGTAATTGAAGCCGTAACAAAATTTTGTGTCGAACAGGAATTCAAGATTATTGGCTTAACTTTTGAACGGCAATACCCACCAAGTTATGCGCTTCAGAAAATTTAG
- a CDS encoding adenylate/guanylate cyclase domain-containing protein, whose translation MAHDGLIEEIESWLIDRSLGDPDIEQLFQTLCVRLAGVGLPLDRAALTWPTLHPLFQAEQIFWNPTDGAKLLQYSHANQATEGWLKSPFFHVLTNGLDRLRRRLTGPESLLDFDVLKELRDQGFTDYLMTAAEFRIGEVEEFAKRGTGIIASWATKRESGFTRADLEALSRIQRIFAVACRVAIQRRVTANLVNAYLGPTAGWKALSGEIRRGDGETIRAVVYYADLRGSTTLSDAMEPDEYLALLRRYFDCAAQPVIDEGGEILDYVGDAVLAIFPIQGETGGPEAVRAATRAMERALVLRAETTVAAPDPEMRFSISLAAGEVMFGNIGVPTRLSFSVIGAVVNEVARMDDASKSLGRAVLATRDIASVEPQNWVSLGMRELPGVSRPREIFVRKCELDAFDTSLAESA comes from the coding sequence ATGGCGCATGATGGGCTCATAGAGGAAATTGAGAGCTGGCTGATCGACAGGTCGCTTGGCGACCCGGATATCGAGCAGCTTTTTCAGACCCTCTGCGTGCGACTGGCCGGCGTCGGCCTGCCGCTCGACCGGGCGGCGCTGACCTGGCCGACGCTGCACCCACTGTTTCAGGCCGAACAGATCTTCTGGAACCCGACCGACGGCGCCAAGCTTCTACAATATTCACACGCCAACCAGGCGACGGAAGGCTGGCTGAAAAGCCCGTTCTTCCATGTCCTCACCAACGGTCTGGACCGTTTGCGCCGGCGCCTGACCGGCCCCGAGTCGCTGCTCGATTTCGACGTGCTCAAGGAACTGCGCGATCAGGGCTTCACCGATTACCTGATGACCGCCGCGGAGTTCCGGATCGGCGAGGTCGAAGAATTCGCGAAACGCGGCACGGGAATCATCGCCTCTTGGGCGACGAAGCGGGAGTCCGGCTTCACCCGCGCCGACCTCGAGGCGCTGAGCCGGATTCAGCGGATTTTCGCCGTCGCATGCCGGGTCGCGATCCAGCGGCGGGTCACGGCGAATCTGGTGAACGCCTATCTCGGCCCGACCGCCGGCTGGAAGGCGCTATCCGGCGAAATCAGACGCGGCGACGGCGAAACGATACGTGCGGTCGTCTACTACGCGGATCTTCGCGGTTCGACCACGCTTTCGGACGCGATGGAGCCGGACGAGTATCTCGCGTTGCTCCGACGCTATTTCGATTGCGCCGCGCAACCGGTGATCGACGAGGGCGGCGAGATCCTCGACTATGTCGGAGACGCGGTTCTGGCGATCTTTCCGATCCAGGGAGAGACAGGCGGGCCGGAAGCGGTGCGCGCCGCGACCCGGGCGATGGAGCGGGCATTGGTGCTGCGAGCCGAAACCACGGTCGCGGCGCCCGACCCGGAAATGCGCTTTTCAATCTCGCTCGCCGCGGGCGAGGTGATGTTCGGCAATATCGGCGTGCCGACCCGGCTCTCTTTCTCCGTCATCGGCGCCGTGGTGAACGAGGTTGCGCGGATGGACGACGCTTCGAAATCGCTCGGCCGGGCGGTGCTGGCGACCCGCGACATCGCTTCGGTCGAACCGCAGAATTGGGTCAGTCTCGGGATGAGGGAGTTGCCGGGAGTCTCTAGACCGCGCGAAATCTTCGTCCGGAAGTGTGAACTCGACGCTTTCGACACCTCCCTCGCCGAATCGGCTTGA
- a CDS encoding tetratricopeptide repeat protein: MKARSFTGSCMALGLLLSAPDAAVARDGSLEQCGSLSAPVRDVIHHCRRALSRGGLTKKQEFVANLNLGDALLSTGTPGAARDAFAAAAATGLERVELYVGRARAEEALGDRMAAARQLDRALELAPQSLDVRLARGAFYLRISQPEAALEEFNAAVRIDGDDADARFNRGLTLIALNRGGEAASDFSAVISSYPNDAGAYFQRGRAREGRDDSGALQDFDQATELSPEWALPYFVSGQLLDRLGREAEANRRFRRAFELGHKDPWLLNRIRSLGG; encoded by the coding sequence ATGAAAGCACGATCATTCACCGGTTCCTGCATGGCGCTCGGGCTTCTTCTCTCGGCGCCGGACGCGGCTGTCGCGCGCGACGGTTCGTTGGAGCAGTGTGGCTCGCTCTCCGCGCCGGTGCGCGATGTCATCCACCATTGCCGGCGGGCGTTGTCGCGGGGCGGTCTGACGAAGAAACAGGAATTCGTCGCCAATCTCAATCTCGGCGATGCGCTGCTGAGCACGGGCACGCCGGGGGCGGCGCGCGACGCCTTCGCCGCGGCGGCGGCGACGGGACTTGAACGGGTCGAGTTATATGTCGGCCGCGCCAGGGCGGAGGAGGCGCTTGGCGACCGGATGGCGGCGGCGCGCCAGCTGGACCGGGCGCTCGAACTTGCGCCACAGAGCCTCGACGTGCGCTTGGCGCGGGGCGCTTTCTATTTGCGGATCAGCCAGCCGGAAGCAGCGCTGGAGGAGTTCAACGCCGCTGTGCGCATCGATGGCGACGACGCTGATGCGCGTTTCAACCGCGGCTTGACGCTGATCGCGCTCAACCGGGGAGGCGAGGCGGCGTCCGATTTCTCCGCGGTGATCAGCAGCTATCCGAACGATGCCGGCGCCTATTTTCAGCGCGGCCGGGCGCGCGAAGGGCGCGATGATTCCGGCGCGCTTCAGGACTTCGACCAAGCGACCGAGCTCAGCCCCGAATGGGCGTTGCCCTATTTCGTTTCCGGCCAGCTCCTCGACCGGCTGGGGAGAGAGGCGGAGGCGAATCGCCGGTTTCGCCGCGCGTTTGAACTGGGCCACAAGGATCCCTGGCTCCTGAATCGCATCCGCTCGCTCGGCGGCTGA
- a CDS encoding YegP family protein: MAGENDKFEVYQDKRGEWRWRRKASNGRIVGAASEGYNRRSDCEANMNRGAVPSDKWEFYQDKRSEWRWRRKASNGQVVGASSEGYDKRADAEANAARQGWSA; encoded by the coding sequence ATGGCTGGCGAGAATGACAAGTTCGAGGTCTATCAGGACAAGCGCGGTGAATGGCGCTGGCGGCGGAAAGCTTCGAACGGCCGGATCGTCGGCGCTGCTTCCGAGGGTTACAATCGGAGATCGGATTGCGAGGCGAACATGAACCGGGGCGCGGTCCCCTCGGACAAGTGGGAATTCTACCAGGACAAGCGCAGCGAATGGCGCTGGCGGCGGAAAGCTTCGAACGGCCAGGTCGTCGGCGCGTCATCCGAAGGCTACGACAAACGCGCCGACGCCGAGGCGAACGCCGCACGACAGGGCTGGTCGGCCTGA
- the pyrC gene encoding dihydroorotase, translated as MTRIVLRRPDDWHLHLRDGAVLTAVTPESARDFARAIIMPNLVPPIVTAADAEAYRARIVAAAEGADFTPLMTLYLTETTDPAAIAAAHEAGLIAAVKLYPAGATTNSASGVRDLDKVRGVLERMADIGLPLCVHGEVTDAEVDIFDREAVFIDRVLDPLRRATPGLRVVMEHLTTEEGVAYAREGGADLGATITTHHLIINRNHILAGGIRPHYYCLPVAKRERHRLALRAAATSGHRAFFLGTDSAPHVDPLKEAACGCAGVFSATNTLSCLAHVFEEENALDRLETFAAINGPAFYGLAPNEDRIELEKTAEPIDYPTKIETDDGPVTVFDPGFPLHWRVRR; from the coding sequence ATGACCCGCATCGTCCTTCGCCGCCCCGACGACTGGCATCTGCATCTGCGCGACGGCGCGGTGCTGACTGCCGTGACGCCGGAGAGCGCGCGCGATTTCGCCCGCGCGATTATCATGCCCAATCTCGTCCCACCTATCGTCACCGCCGCCGACGCCGAAGCCTATCGCGCGCGAATCGTCGCCGCGGCCGAAGGCGCGGACTTCACTCCGCTGATGACGCTCTACCTAACCGAGACGACCGACCCCGCCGCCATCGCGGCCGCGCATGAGGCCGGACTGATCGCCGCGGTCAAGCTCTACCCCGCCGGCGCCACCACCAACTCCGCCTCCGGAGTGCGCGATCTCGACAAGGTGCGCGGCGTCCTCGAGCGCATGGCGGATATCGGCCTGCCGCTCTGCGTCCACGGCGAGGTGACCGACGCGGAGGTCGATATCTTCGACCGTGAGGCGGTGTTCATCGACCGCGTGCTCGACCCCTTGCGGCGCGCGACGCCCGGACTGCGCGTCGTGATGGAGCATCTGACCACGGAGGAAGGCGTCGCCTACGCGCGCGAGGGCGGCGCGGATCTCGGCGCGACGATCACCACCCATCACCTGATCATCAACCGCAATCATATCCTCGCGGGCGGGATTAGGCCGCATTACTATTGCCTGCCGGTCGCCAAGCGCGAACGTCACCGCCTTGCGCTCCGCGCCGCCGCGACCAGCGGCCATCGGGCCTTTTTCCTCGGCACCGACAGCGCGCCGCATGTCGATCCGCTGAAGGAGGCCGCTTGCGGCTGCGCCGGTGTCTTCTCCGCCACCAACACGCTCTCGTGTCTCGCCCATGTGTTCGAGGAGGAGAACGCGCTGGACCGGCTGGAGACCTTCGCCGCCATCAACGGCCCGGCCTTTTATGGCCTGGCGCCGAACGAGGACCGGATCGAACTTGAAAAGACCGCCGAGCCGATCGACTACCCGACGAAGATCGAAACCGACGACGGACCGGTCACGGTCTTCGATCCCGGGTTCCCGCTACATTGGCGCGTTAGGAGATAA
- a CDS encoding orotate phosphoribosyltransferase: MFQNSFPDDALMAEQTARMLLEVEAVHFRSRDPFKFTSGLLSPVYIDCRKLISYPRIRSALMDFAVSKLMRNAGFEAFDAVAGGETAGIPFAAWIAERMALPMQYVRKKPKGFGRDARIEGVIEEGQRVLLVEDLTTDGGSKLSFAEAIRETGARCDHTLVLFYYDIFEGSTARLADAGLTLHHLATWRDVLSAARAGGHFDKATLDAVGEFLADPLGWSAAAGGAEPTKT, encoded by the coding sequence ATGTTCCAGAACAGCTTTCCGGACGATGCGCTAATGGCGGAGCAGACCGCGCGAATGCTGCTTGAGGTCGAAGCGGTGCATTTTCGCAGCCGGGACCCGTTCAAGTTCACGTCCGGCCTTCTCAGTCCGGTCTATATCGACTGCCGCAAGCTCATCTCCTATCCGCGCATCCGCAGCGCGCTGATGGATTTCGCGGTTTCGAAACTGATGCGCAACGCCGGCTTCGAAGCGTTCGACGCCGTCGCCGGGGGCGAGACCGCGGGCATCCCCTTCGCCGCCTGGATCGCCGAGCGGATGGCGCTGCCGATGCAGTATGTCCGAAAGAAGCCCAAGGGGTTCGGCCGGGACGCGCGGATCGAGGGCGTGATCGAAGAAGGTCAGCGCGTGCTGCTTGTGGAGGACCTGACCACCGATGGCGGCTCGAAGCTGAGCTTCGCCGAGGCGATCCGCGAGACCGGCGCGCGCTGCGACCACACGCTCGTCCTTTTCTACTACGATATCTTCGAAGGCTCGACCGCGCGACTGGCGGACGCCGGCCTCACCCTCCACCATCTCGCGACCTGGCGCGACGTTCTGAGCGCGGCGCGCGCCGGCGGCCATTTCGACAAGGCGACGCTCGACGCCGTCGGCGAATTCCTGGCCGACCCCTTGGGCTGGTCGGCGGCGGCGGGCGGCGCGGAGCCGACGAAAACCTGA